A stretch of DNA from Acanthochromis polyacanthus isolate Apoly-LR-REF ecotype Palm Island chromosome 21, KAUST_Apoly_ChrSc, whole genome shotgun sequence:
GCCTTGTTAAGTTAAccttgtaaatataaaaataatatgttatatttgtttttacttttttagttcctttttttttaacggtTTACAAAAAGTGCGTACAAGTGCACAGTCGTTTCTTTCAAGATGTTACTTGAAATGTCTCCCttaatatattcattttttgttttatattcaatatatatatatataaatatattatatatattttgtattaaagttaaaaaaaaaaacttttattgtGATTTCACCTCTTGGGCGTACCTGTTCAAAGGAGACGAGATAAACATGTCTGAACCTGTTCCTTATTTCCTCATAGATGGCCTTTCTCTTTGATTCACAGCACTGTGCAGAAAACCTTTATCTCATGAGATACGATTATTTTGGTGAGGATACTTTCAATAAAGTTTGCACCAACAAGTGCATAAAATGATCTACATGTAGCAAGTTGTGAAATGTAATCTGGTAATGATTAGATTCTATTGGAGAGTTTGCAGGCAGCTCCGCGCGCCGTGACGGCTGACCtcctcatttgttttgttttccatgtCTGGGATTACCGAGCATCGCCTCCGCAGATCTGCTCGTATTTGCTGAGCTCAATGCAAAGTGTGTTCCCTCTTGTAACGGAGCCCGGCAGTGTTTAACAGACCGCTAAAGCACGGCGCACAAACATTTTCACCTCTGCCGTTTGGGATCTCCGTATTTTCAGCACGTACCCTCTGGAGGGTTCATCTGTCAGCACATTTATTACCTTGGGGTTACATGATGTGGGGAGTTTTCCATAAGGTCAGGCTCTAGTAAATGCTCCCTGACTGGGGGGGGAACGGTACATAggaggaaatgaaaacagaatgtcGTGAATCCATTGTTTGGCTCTCGTCTCGACCAACTCGCCGTcacaacataacacaaacaGGAGGTGCTACCCCAGAGATCAGCAGTGACTCGCTTGTTTCCATTGACCAAATAACCCGGCGACAAAagagtaatgataataatgaatAAGTTCTAGTCTTGTCTTACCTCAAGATTTTTTGCTACAAGTGCCTGATTTctggaatgtgtttttgttctgcgGTGCCATGCTCAGTTCTTATCTTTCCGTTTCCTTTTGTTATTTCTGGGTCTCCTCCCTCCTCTACTGTGGTTAACGGTAAGGCACTGACCCAAAGATGTGTACATTTAAATACAACTGAGaggctgtaaaataaaaagaaaagcacactTCAAGCCAAGGACACGTCTATGCACTCTCTTTGCCTTCAACAGAGGCATTAACGGCTATTACTGTTGCTGCTAAGAGGGAAAAGGCGTTGTattctctcagctgcttttttcttAAACTGAGGTCATCTCTCTCTTGCCTAGTAATCCACCGTGTGTGAATAATGGTACACCTAACAAGCCCGACCCTGAAACCGCATTAGGTCATGCCAGACAACATCCGATTTCCTCAAGATGAACAAAAAACCCATCGAAAGGAAAACCTCAAGAGTTGGTGTCTGAAATGTGATTTTGCCTGTCTCAtattttaaaaacctttttttgtaCATATCTTAATATGTAACATAATGTATTGTGTACATTTGGAATTGCTTTCGAGTATAACTAATATGAAAATGActggactaaaaaaaaaaaaaaaaaaaaaaaaaaaaggttgtccGCCTGAAATCCTTTCCCCTCACGGCTGTGTGCTTTAAGGCAAGGTTATatgatgtaaataaacagaaatgtttaaaagaaTTATGTCTTAATGTGGAttcttggatgttttttgtAAGACACTTTTCTCTGAGGATGAGGCTCATGTTTTGCTGGAAACTTAAACTAGGAGCTGAATGATGCCCTCTAGAGGCTGCAGATGAATAAAGTCTCTCCAGGCCCTCTGGCACAGATTGCTTTTGCTCATGAGATAAACTTCTCAAACTACTGAGGCTCCTTTTTAACTTATATGTATAGTTAAATATTCATGGATGCTGTGGAAACTTGCTGTAATGTTGGGAATCTGTTAAGATGATGCCACCAAAATATAAAGCTGTAGTAACACAATTTCTGCACATTCTTCTCACACCGCTGACACTGAGCAAGATTTAATCCTTAAAAATGTTATAAACCCATAATGCATTCATTCCTCGTGCCCATTTCAGCATCTTTGCAATCTattacaaaagcaagacaagTTCCTCACTGCAGCGTTTTATTAACAGCTCCCTGTGTTTTTTGGAGCAGGCTTCACAACACATGACAGCTTTAATCAAGAAtttcaaaactgtatttgaaCTAATGTTAACACACAACTGTTAAAATGTCCACTCCGGAGTTtacttctgaaaaaaaaaaaacaaacaaaaaaaaaaacagtctttgCAAGCTGGCCCAATTTATCTGTAATGTCATATTCAGTTTCTGGTGTGGGAGAGAAATGCAACATACAATgttcttttatttcctctttaaaTTGAAAATGGAACTGACCAGGGaacaaacaaaatattctgGTGCTGTTAAATACCTTCTCTTTATAAAAAGAATcaaattttgaaatatttacatttcttctggggaaaaaaaatgaacaggaCACCTTACAGTCCAAATAGAAAAGAATCAAGTATATTGCATCGTGATGCAAGGACTTCATTGTCCAAATGACAGACTGATTACAGAAAACTGATgacaatttatttacttttttaaaaaaaaatgcagtagtcccttttttctttttacctttttcAAATGGTTTTGACTTGTGTCCTTTAATTGGCGGCCTGGACCTGCCCCCTGTCCTTGCTGGGCTGGTTCTGCAGAAGCAGCTCCGTGTTTTCGGCTCTCAGTCTCTCCACCTCCCTCTCCAGATCTCGGACCCGGACCTCGGACCTCTCCACGGCCCCGGGCTCCACGGCGCGCCTCAGCCGGTtgttctcctcctccagccGGGACATGCACTTCTCCAGCTCCAGGTACTCCTTCACCAGTTCCTGCTTGGTCATATTCTGCAGGCTCTCGACGTGGTACATCTCGTAGGTCTCGGAAAAGTCCCTCTGGAGAAACTCCCCACCTGCGTTCCCTGGCCTCCCGATGCCGTCGCTGCCTCCTCCACTgccgtcgtcgtcgtcgtcctCCTCGTTGTCGAAGAAGTCCTCCTCGCTGCCGGTGTCCTCCACGCCGCCGAGGGGCCGCCTGACCCCGGTCTCGGTGTTGAGGTCCGGCTCCTCTCGGTCGTGCTCGTCCATCAGGAATTGGGTGGTGTTGTAGGGGGCTACCGGGAGCCCTTTGGCGAACATCTCCTCCCTCATCCGAGAAGCCCTGGCCGTCTCCCGCTCCTCCAGAGCTTTTTTCTCCTCCCAGGAAAGTTTGTTGTACGGCTTCCAGTTGCGCCTCTTCTTGGTGGTCCTGCGCCTGTGCCGCTTCTTGCCCAGACGCGCATCCAGACCCGTGTCGGAGTCGATGTGCTCGTCTTGTATCTGGTTTAAAGCCTCCTGCCGCCGTCTCTCCTCTCCGTTTTT
This window harbors:
- the hexim1 gene encoding protein HEXIM1; the protein is MTEPAEPQSHHLKTSGFSPSGGSRGDALEHLPASNRGGPENGDRGRQRESKQQQRRQRAENCGDINTDKLWQMKGGQRGVCPGLAGGNELQKCSIATQSHQKFDGEGNSTSHGKNGEERRRQEALNQIQDEHIDSDTGLDARLGKKRHRRRTTKKRRNWKPYNKLSWEEKKALEERETARASRMREEMFAKGLPVAPYNTTQFLMDEHDREEPDLNTETGVRRPLGGVEDTGSEEDFFDNEEDDDDDGSGGGSDGIGRPGNAGGEFLQRDFSETYEMYHVESLQNMTKQELVKEYLELEKCMSRLEEENNRLRRAVEPGAVERSEVRVRDLEREVERLRAENTELLLQNQPSKDRGQVQAAN